The Cuculus canorus isolate bCucCan1 chromosome 16, bCucCan1.pri, whole genome shotgun sequence genome includes a region encoding these proteins:
- the DNAJC5 gene encoding dnaJ homolog subfamily C member 5, producing the protein MADQRQRSLSTSGESLYHVLGLDKNATSDDIKKSYRKLALKYHPDKNPDNPEAAEKFKEINNAHAILTDATKRNIYDKYGSLGLYVAEQFGEENVNTYFVLSSWWAKALFVFCGLITGCYCCCCLCCCCNCCCGKCKPKPPEGEEQEYYVSPEDLEAQLQSDEREASDAPIVIQPASATETTQLTADSHPSYHTDGFN; encoded by the exons ATGGCAGACCAGAGGCAACGCTCACTCTCAACCTCTGGAGAATCGTTGTACCACGTGCTAGGGCTGGACAAGAATGCCACTTCAGATGACATCAAAAAGTCATACAG gaagCTTGCGTTGAAATATCATCCAGATAAAAACCCCGATaacccagaggcagcagagaagtTTAAAGAGATCAATAATGCCCATGCGATATTGACAGATGCCACAAAGCGAAACATTTATGATAAGTACGGTTCTCTGGGTCTGTACGTAGCCGAGCAGTTCGGTGAGGAAAACGTGAACACGTACTTTGTGCTGTCCAGCTGGTGGGCAAAG GCCTTGTTCGTCTTCTGTGGGCTCATCACAGGCTGCTATTGCTGttgctgtctgtgctgctgctgtaattGCTGCTGTGGGAAGTGTAAACCTAAACCTCCTGAAGGGGAAGAGCAGGAATACTACGTCTCTCCAGAGGACTTGGAGGCACAGTTGCAGTCAGACGAAAGGG AGGCCTCAGACGCACCGATTGTGATACAGCCAGCATCAGCCACAGAGACGACCCAGCTCACAGCTGACTCTCACCCCAGCTACCACACTGACGGATTTAATTAA